The Lemur catta isolate mLemCat1 chromosome X, mLemCat1.pri, whole genome shotgun sequence genome has a window encoding:
- the ZIC3 gene encoding zinc finger protein ZIC 3 isoform X1, translating to MTMLLDGGPQFPGLGVGSFGAPRHHEMPNREPAGMGLNPFGDSTHAAAAAAAAFKLSPAAAHDLSSGQTSAFTPQGSGYANALGHHHHHHHHHHHASQVPSYGGAASAAFNSTRDFLFRQRGSGLSEAASGGGQHGLFAGSASSLHAPAGIPEPPGYLLFPGLHEQGAGHPSPTGHVDNNQVHLGLRGELFGRADPYRPVASPRTDPYAAGAQFPNYSPMNMNMGVNVAAHHGPGAFFRYMRQPIKQELSCKWIDEAQLSRPKKSCDRTFSTMHELVTHVTMEHVGGPEQNNHVCYWEECPREGKSFKAKYKLVNHIRVHTGEKPFPCPFPGCGKIFARSENLKIHKRTHTGEKPFKCEFEGCDRRFANSSDRKKHMHVHTSDKPYICKVCDKSYTHPSSLRKHMKVHESQGSDSSPAASSGYESSTPPALASANSKDTTKTPSAVQTSTSHNPGLPPNFNEWYV from the exons ATGACGATGCTCCTGGACGGAGGCCCGCAGTTCCCCGGGCTGGGAGTGGGCAGCTTCGGCGCGCCGCGCCACCACGAGATGCCCAACCGCGAGCCGGCGGGCATGGGGCTGAATCCCTTCGGGGACTCAACCcacgccgccgccgctgccgccgccgccttcAAGCTGAGCCCGGCTGCGGCGCACGATCTGTCTTCGGGCCAGACCTCGGCGTTCACGCCGCAGGGTTCGGGCTACGCCAACGCCCTgggccaccatcaccaccaccatcatcatcatcaccacgcCAGCCAGGTGCCCAGCTACGGCGGCGCTGCCTCCGCCGCCTTCAACTCCACGCGCGACTTTCTGTTCCGTCAGCGCGGCTCCGGGCTTAGCGAGGCGGCCTCGGGTGGCGGGCAGCACGGGCTCTTCGCTGGCTCGGCCAGCAGCCTACACGCTCCAGCTGGCATTCCGGAGCCCCCCGGCTACTTGCTCTTTCCCGGGCTGCATGAGCAGGGCGCCGGGCACCCGTCGCCCACAGGGCACGTGGACAACAACCAGGTCCACCTGGGGCTGCGTGGGGAGCTGTTCGGCCGTGCTGACCCATACCGCCCGGTGGCCAGCCCGCGCACGGACCCCTACGCGGCCGGCGCGCAGTTCCCTAACTACAGCCCCATGAACATGAACATGGGCGTGAACGTGGCGGCCCACCACGGGCCCGGCGCCTTCTTCCGTTATATGCGGCAGCCCATTAAGCAGGAGCTGTCGTGCAAGTGGATCGACGAGGCTCAGCTGAGCCGGCCCAAGAAGAGCTGCGACCGGACCTTCAGCACCATGCACGAGCTGGTGACGCATGTCACCATGGAGCATGTGGGGGGCCCGGAGCAGAACAACCACGTCTGCTACTGGGAGGAGTGCCCCCGCGAGGGCAAGTCCTTCAAGGCGAAGTACAAACTGGTCAACCACATCCGAGTGcacacgggcgagaagccctTCCCATGCCCCTTCCCGGGCTGCGGGAAGATCTTTGCCCGCTCTGAGAACCTCAAGATCCACAAGAGGACCCACACAG GTGAGAAACCTTTCAAATGTGAATTTGAAGGCTGTGACAGACGCTTTGCCAACAGCAGCGACCGCAAGaagcacatgcatgtgcacacttCAGACAAGCCCTATATCTGCAAAGTGTGCGACAAGTCCTACACGCACCCGAGCTCCCTGCGCAAACACATGAAG GTTCATGAATCTCAAGGGTCAGATTCCTCCCCTGCTGCCAGTTCAGGCTATGAATCTTCCACTCCACCCGCTCTAGCTTCTGCAAACAGTAAAGATACCACTAAAACCCCTTCTGCAGTTCAAACTAGCACCAGCCACAACCCTGGACTTCCTCCTAATTTTAACGAATGGTACGTCTGA